A genomic stretch from Dyella sp. M7H15-1 includes:
- the fliJ gene encoding flagellar export protein FliJ, giving the protein MNTERTVNSLSRLVELRERDVDRLTSELASQQAVRVRYVNNLERMEHLLATAAASDMGCPVLSSNSAHYKASLIDLISHHRRDLACHDADIEVSRQALITAALKHRSLGHVLQNKRHALHQQQHTREQKQQDQLATQAWSRARLHAHGIHYPANGSTS; this is encoded by the coding sequence ATGAACACGGAGCGCACCGTAAACAGTCTGTCGCGGCTGGTCGAACTGCGCGAACGCGACGTGGATCGGCTCACCAGCGAGCTAGCGAGCCAGCAGGCCGTGCGCGTGCGCTATGTGAATAACCTGGAGCGCATGGAGCACCTGCTGGCCACCGCCGCCGCCTCGGACATGGGCTGCCCGGTGTTGTCCAGCAACAGTGCGCATTACAAGGCATCGCTGATCGATTTGATCAGCCACCATCGCCGCGACCTGGCCTGCCACGATGCGGACATCGAGGTCAGCCGGCAGGCTCTGATCACGGCCGCCCTGAAGCATCGCAGCCTTGGTCATGTACTGCAAAACAAGCGCCACGCGCTGCATCAACAACAGCACACGCGCGAACAGAAGCAACAAGATCAGCTTGCCACGCAGGCATGGTCCCGCGCCCGTCTCCATGCACATGGAATCCACTATCCAGCAAACGGAAGCACGTCATGA
- the fliI gene encoding flagellar protein export ATPase FliI, protein MIRSLNQNACPSMSRSPRDMLGQAFKLDDVPVAREVGRLSGVSGILLEATGYAFETGQRTRIETTSGDWLDARVVGFRNDVSYLMPFRKQHGLVAGARVVADSDERRLHIGPTWRGRVIDGLGEPIDGLGPLLGDQPLNLHPPRVNPMKKQPVSGVLDVGVRAINGMLTLGRGQRVGLFAGSGVGKSVLLGMITRQTEADVVVVGLIGERGREVREFIEHSLGPEGLKKAVVVVAPADESPLMRLMATELCHAVAAHYRDHGSNVLLLVDSLTRYAMAQREMALALGEPPATRGYPPSVFGLLPSLVESAGNGEGPGSMSAIYTVLAEGDDEQDPVVDTARAILDGHIMLSRDLAAQGHYPAIDVTRSVSRCMTHVVSASHLGSMREWRDLLSRYAQVRDLIPLGGYVAGADPRTDRAVELHAQMAAYLQQGMHEAAPFATSMEQMEALLI, encoded by the coding sequence ATGATCCGTTCACTGAACCAAAACGCCTGCCCTAGCATGTCGCGTAGTCCGCGCGACATGCTAGGGCAGGCGTTTAAACTCGACGACGTTCCGGTCGCCCGTGAAGTAGGAAGGCTCAGTGGCGTATCCGGTATCTTGTTGGAAGCGACTGGTTACGCATTCGAGACCGGACAGCGCACGCGTATCGAAACCACGTCTGGTGACTGGCTGGATGCGCGTGTGGTGGGTTTCCGCAACGACGTGTCGTACCTCATGCCTTTCCGCAAGCAGCACGGCCTAGTGGCCGGCGCACGCGTGGTGGCCGATTCGGATGAGCGCCGTCTGCATATCGGCCCCACCTGGCGCGGTCGCGTCATCGACGGATTGGGCGAGCCGATCGATGGCCTGGGGCCATTGCTTGGCGATCAGCCGCTCAACCTGCATCCGCCACGCGTCAACCCGATGAAGAAGCAACCTGTATCGGGTGTGCTGGATGTCGGTGTGCGCGCCATCAACGGCATGCTTACCCTGGGTCGCGGGCAGCGTGTGGGTCTGTTCGCCGGCAGTGGCGTGGGCAAGAGTGTCTTGCTCGGTATGATCACGCGGCAGACCGAAGCCGATGTGGTCGTCGTCGGATTGATCGGCGAGCGTGGGCGCGAAGTGCGCGAGTTCATCGAACATTCGCTCGGTCCGGAAGGTTTGAAGAAAGCGGTGGTCGTGGTGGCGCCGGCGGACGAATCGCCGCTGATGCGCCTGATGGCCACCGAACTGTGTCATGCCGTTGCCGCGCATTACCGCGACCATGGCAGCAATGTGTTGCTGCTGGTCGATTCGCTGACCCGTTACGCCATGGCGCAGCGTGAAATGGCACTGGCCTTGGGCGAGCCGCCTGCGACACGCGGCTATCCACCGTCGGTGTTCGGCCTGTTGCCGTCACTGGTGGAAAGCGCTGGCAACGGCGAAGGACCAGGCAGTATGAGTGCGATCTACACCGTGCTGGCCGAAGGCGATGACGAGCAGGATCCGGTGGTCGATACCGCGCGAGCGATTCTCGACGGCCACATCATGTTATCGCGCGATCTTGCTGCGCAAGGTCACTATCCCGCGATCGATGTCACGCGTTCGGTCAGTCGCTGCATGACGCACGTGGTGTCGGCATCACATCTTGGCAGCATGCGCGAATGGCGTGACCTGCTCAGCCGGTACGCGCAGGTGCGCGACTTGATCCCGCTGGGCGGCTACGTGGCCGGCGCCGATCCACGGACCGACCGCGCGGTCGAACTTCACGCGCAGATGGCGGCCTATTTGCAGCAAGGCATGCACGAAGCCGCGCCGTTTGCCACGTCGATGGAGCAGATGGAAGCGCTGCTGATATGA
- a CDS encoding FliH/SctL family protein translates to MKAYRTHHFPSLARLQADPHALVEAEAADSALTEEVLEEYRKAGYDEGHTAGYAEGSKMGSERASREARAAFDAISEPLETVVAGFGQMQKDFQAASREQLVTLVEQVARQVVRAELETAPKQILALIDEALAELPKPAETVEVRLHPNDYQRVLKAAPRRAKSYGLVPDPQLEAGECRISAGDRELDVGCAQRLAACIEQIHAVMFAETGVE, encoded by the coding sequence ATGAAAGCCTATCGCACCCATCACTTTCCGTCGCTTGCACGTCTGCAAGCCGATCCGCACGCGCTGGTCGAGGCCGAAGCCGCCGATTCGGCACTGACGGAAGAGGTGCTGGAGGAATACCGTAAGGCCGGCTACGACGAGGGTCATACGGCCGGTTATGCCGAGGGCAGTAAGATGGGCAGCGAACGTGCTTCGCGTGAAGCGCGTGCGGCGTTCGACGCTATCAGCGAACCGTTGGAAACGGTGGTGGCTGGTTTCGGCCAGATGCAGAAAGATTTTCAAGCCGCATCGCGGGAGCAGTTAGTTACGTTGGTCGAGCAGGTTGCTCGGCAGGTCGTTCGTGCGGAATTGGAAACCGCGCCGAAGCAAATCCTGGCTTTGATCGACGAAGCGCTGGCCGAACTCCCCAAGCCGGCGGAAACGGTCGAGGTGCGCCTGCATCCGAACGACTATCAGCGCGTGTTGAAGGCTGCGCCACGACGCGCCAAAAGCTACGGACTCGTTCCCGATCCGCAACTGGAAGCCGGCGAATGCCGCATCAGCGCGGGCGACCGCGAACTGGATGTCGGTTGCGCGCAACGCCTTGCCGCATGCATTGAACAGATCCACGCCGTGATGTTCGCGGAGACGGGGGTTGAATGA
- a CDS encoding FliG C-terminal domain-containing protein, with the protein MDNSINHKFGNLFDAPARGVALSPVERAAITLLSMGEEAASAVLRCLSREELLDVTLVMARMNGVKVDAVQDTLGNFFDAFREQSSVRGASRQFLQRSLDMALGSVIANSVLNHIYGDVIGPKMARLQWAQPQWLAERLSREHVRMQAMFLAFLPSEQASQVIHALPSESCDLVLLQIAKLKEIDHELLRDLEAVVDDCIDNLGTQSTAVEGVRQAADIINRMPGDRAQVVELLRAHDPEVVSQVEDRIYQFPILAYQNDATIAAILEQTDFELWGVALKGADPKIQGALMRAMPGRQVQAFEDMLRRTPSMPLSRVDQARREIMARLRDMAAEDEVTLQLLAEDVV; encoded by the coding sequence ATGGATAACTCGATCAACCACAAATTCGGCAATCTGTTCGATGCGCCGGCCCGCGGCGTGGCATTGAGTCCGGTCGAGCGTGCGGCGATCACCTTGCTCAGCATGGGTGAAGAAGCGGCATCCGCTGTCCTGCGCTGCCTGTCACGCGAAGAACTGCTGGATGTCACCTTGGTGATGGCCCGCATGAACGGCGTGAAGGTGGATGCGGTGCAGGACACCCTCGGCAACTTTTTCGACGCCTTCCGCGAACAGAGCAGCGTGCGCGGCGCGTCCCGCCAATTCCTGCAACGTTCGCTGGACATGGCGCTGGGCAGCGTGATCGCCAACAGCGTGCTCAACCACATTTATGGTGATGTGATCGGTCCCAAGATGGCGCGCCTGCAGTGGGCGCAACCGCAATGGCTGGCTGAACGCTTGTCGCGCGAGCACGTGCGAATGCAGGCCATGTTCCTGGCGTTCCTGCCATCAGAACAGGCTAGCCAGGTCATCCATGCGCTCCCGTCGGAAAGCTGCGATCTGGTGTTGTTGCAGATTGCCAAGTTGAAAGAAATCGACCACGAACTGCTGCGTGACCTGGAGGCCGTGGTCGATGACTGCATCGACAACCTCGGCACGCAGAGCACGGCGGTGGAAGGCGTGCGCCAGGCCGCCGACATTATCAACCGCATGCCAGGCGACCGCGCCCAGGTGGTGGAGCTGCTGCGCGCGCACGATCCGGAGGTGGTGTCGCAAGTGGAAGACCGCATCTACCAATTCCCGATCCTCGCCTACCAGAACGACGCCACTATTGCCGCCATCCTCGAACAGACCGATTTCGAGCTGTGGGGCGTCGCGCTCAAGGGTGCCGATCCGAAAATCCAAGGAGCGCTCATGCGCGCCATGCCGGGCCGTCAGGTGCAGGCCTTCGAAGACATGCTGCGTCGTACACCTTCCATGCCGCTCAGTCGCGTCGACCAAGCGCGCCGCGAGATCATGGCGCGGCTGCGCGACATGGCGGCCGAAGACGAAGTGACCCTGCAACTGTTGGCGGAGGATGTGGTGTGA
- the fliF gene encoding flagellar basal-body MS-ring/collar protein FliF produces MIAKLKTMASGFGKGVKLPSSATLVKLLPIFVLAMGLTALAMMFMWRSDASYKPLFGAREDVSASETMSVLESENIPFRLHPQSGQVLVPESKLSRARMLLAAKGVVARLPEGLEQVDKSDPLGVSQFVQDVRFRRGLEGELIKSIMSLDPVESARVHLSIAKSSSFIFSDGDKSSASVVLTLKPGRKLSKEQIGAIIGMVSGSVANLDPAKVAVIDQHGNYLSSTIDPNDLSVMDGEVGARVREETLRNIRDLLAQSLGEGNFKASVMVETDNDRIEEMHEQYGEDPRITNEATRDEQDNSQMALGVPGSLSNRPNPTSNNVQAADDKKEPTSKRNAITRQYVYDRNVVQIKRAPTRVKRVSVAVVLNNAASPDGKVWTSEQLGKIESILQSGIGRDEAREDQLTVSALDFHMPAVDAPLPWWKQPEHMLTMGGYTGYALLALLIFLLVLRPLIKILRQWVVNQNPQIHDNSVDVAEGDALKTDIATTAQTSSLLTEDEIPLPPVGSSADVLVEHLKVLAAQAPERVADVIKPWIRKHG; encoded by the coding sequence ATGATCGCGAAACTCAAAACCATGGCTTCCGGGTTTGGCAAGGGCGTCAAGCTGCCTTCTTCCGCCACGCTGGTGAAGCTGCTGCCGATTTTCGTGCTGGCGATGGGTCTTACCGCGCTTGCCATGATGTTCATGTGGCGTAGCGATGCCAGCTACAAGCCGCTGTTCGGTGCGCGTGAAGATGTGTCCGCGTCGGAAACCATGTCGGTGCTGGAATCGGAAAACATTCCCTTTCGCCTTCACCCGCAAAGCGGCCAGGTGTTGGTGCCTGAATCCAAGCTCAGCCGTGCGCGCATGCTGCTCGCCGCTAAGGGTGTCGTGGCGCGCTTGCCGGAAGGGCTTGAGCAGGTCGACAAGAGTGATCCGCTCGGCGTAAGTCAGTTCGTGCAGGACGTGCGCTTTCGCCGCGGCCTGGAAGGTGAGCTGATCAAGAGCATCATGAGCCTGGATCCGGTGGAATCGGCGCGCGTGCATCTGTCGATCGCCAAGTCTTCTTCTTTCATTTTCAGCGACGGCGACAAGAGTTCGGCGTCGGTCGTGCTGACACTCAAGCCGGGGCGCAAGCTTAGCAAAGAGCAGATCGGTGCCATCATCGGCATGGTATCGGGCAGCGTGGCCAATCTCGATCCCGCGAAAGTGGCAGTGATCGACCAGCATGGCAATTACCTTTCTTCCACCATCGATCCCAACGACTTGTCCGTGATGGATGGTGAAGTCGGCGCGCGCGTGCGCGAAGAGACCTTGCGCAATATCCGCGACCTGCTCGCCCAGAGCTTGGGCGAAGGCAATTTCAAAGCCAGCGTGATGGTGGAAACCGATAACGACCGCATTGAGGAAATGCACGAGCAGTACGGCGAAGATCCGCGCATCACCAACGAAGCCACACGCGACGAACAGGACAACAGCCAGATGGCCTTGGGGGTGCCCGGTTCGCTTTCCAATCGCCCCAATCCGACCAGCAACAACGTGCAAGCGGCGGACGACAAGAAAGAGCCGACTTCCAAGCGCAATGCCATCACGCGCCAATATGTGTATGACCGCAACGTGGTGCAGATCAAGCGTGCACCGACCCGTGTGAAGCGTGTCAGCGTCGCCGTGGTGTTGAATAATGCGGCTTCGCCGGATGGCAAGGTGTGGACGTCCGAGCAGCTCGGCAAGATCGAAAGCATCCTGCAAAGCGGTATCGGCAGGGACGAAGCACGCGAAGACCAACTCACCGTCTCCGCGCTCGATTTCCACATGCCCGCCGTGGATGCGCCTTTGCCGTGGTGGAAGCAGCCCGAGCACATGCTGACCATGGGTGGTTACACGGGTTATGCGCTGCTCGCCTTGCTGATCTTCCTGCTGGTGCTGCGTCCGCTGATCAAGATCCTGCGTCAATGGGTGGTGAATCAGAACCCACAAATCCACGACAACTCCGTAGACGTGGCTGAGGGCGACGCGCTCAAGACCGACATAGCGACGACTGCACAGACGTCCTCGCTGTTGACCGAAGACGAGATCCCATTGCCGCCGGTTGGTTCCAGCGCCGACGTGCTGGTCGAGCATCTGAAGGTACTCGCCGCGCAGGCCCCCGAGCGTGTCGCTGACGTCATCAAACCGTGGATTCGCAAACATGGATAA
- the fliE gene encoding flagellar hook-basal body complex protein FliE, giving the protein MKIELSSPMLEAITASRMSLTSGFTPGVNGESGVGFAQAMKHAVSHMDGQQHAAHLKVSAVESGQSDDLIGAMLASQEANLSFSMMMQVRNKLMAAFDDIIKMQV; this is encoded by the coding sequence ATGAAGATCGAACTGTCCAGTCCGATGCTGGAAGCCATTACCGCCTCGCGTATGAGCTTGACCTCGGGTTTTACGCCGGGCGTCAACGGTGAGTCGGGTGTGGGTTTCGCGCAGGCGATGAAGCATGCCGTTTCGCATATGGATGGCCAGCAGCACGCGGCCCATCTCAAGGTTTCGGCGGTCGAATCCGGACAAAGTGACGACCTGATCGGAGCCATGCTGGCCAGCCAGGAAGCGAACTTGTCCTTCTCGATGATGATGCAGGTGCGCAACAAGCTGATGGCTGCTTTCGATGACATCATCAAGATGCAGGTCTAA
- a CDS encoding XRE family transcriptional regulator — protein sequence MKAQGLTQTAAAKVLGVSQSRVSDIVRGKAENFSLDMLVTFAARMGKPARIVLSP from the coding sequence ATGAAGGCCCAAGGATTGACGCAAACCGCAGCAGCCAAGGTTCTCGGCGTCAGCCAGTCGCGGGTATCCGACATTGTGCGTGGCAAGGCTGAAAATTTCAGCCTGGACATGCTGGTCACCTTCGCCGCTCGCATGGGCAAACCCGCACGGATCGTGCTGTCACCCTAA
- the uvrB gene encoding excinuclease ABC subunit UvrB: protein MTDRDRFELVSDYQPSGDQPEAIKRLVEGFDAGLAAQTLLGVTGSGKTFTIANMIEKVQRPTIVLAPNKTLAAQLYGEFKEFFPRNAVEYFVSYYDYYQPEAYVVASDTYIEKDASINDHIEQMRLAATKALLSRKDALIVATVSAIYGLGDPEDYLSLRLILARGERIDQRALIRQLTELQYTRNEMELRRGSYRVRGEIIDVFPAESEAEALRIELFDGEVENLALFDPLTGETIRKVPRYTVYPRTHYASTRESVLNAIDTIKEELKDRLEYLYKENRLVEAQRLDQRTRFDVEMMAEVGYCQGIENYSRHLTRRAPGEPPPTLFDYLPADALLVIDESHVTMPQLGAMYKGDRSRKETLVEFGFRLPSAMDNRPLRFEEFERRIPRTIFVSATPSKYEMEKSGDAVIELVVRPTGLIDPEVEVRPVRTQVDDLLGEAKKRVAMGDRVLVTTLTKRMAENLTEYLSEHDVKVRYLHSDIETVERVEIIRDLRLGEFDVLVGINLLREGLDMPEVSLVAILDADKEGFLRSTGSLIQTIGRAARHVRGKAILYADEMTRSMKAAMEETQRRREKQQAWNETHGITPKSVVRRIADIMEGARSEVTGRGRGKSTRGRAALAVAEEAADYARLSADQASAMIKRLEADMRKHAENLEFEEAARLRDQIHQLRERAAR, encoded by the coding sequence ATGACCGACCGCGACCGCTTCGAACTCGTCTCCGACTACCAACCCTCCGGTGACCAGCCCGAGGCCATCAAGCGTCTCGTCGAAGGCTTCGATGCGGGACTGGCCGCGCAAACCCTGCTCGGTGTCACCGGTTCGGGCAAGACTTTCACCATCGCCAACATGATTGAGAAGGTGCAGCGCCCTACCATTGTGTTGGCGCCGAACAAGACCCTGGCGGCACAGTTGTATGGCGAATTCAAGGAGTTCTTTCCGCGTAATGCGGTGGAATACTTCGTCAGCTATTACGACTACTACCAGCCGGAAGCCTATGTCGTCGCGTCCGATACCTATATCGAGAAAGACGCCTCGATCAACGATCACATCGAGCAGATGCGACTCGCCGCGACCAAGGCGCTGCTGTCGCGCAAGGATGCGCTGATTGTTGCCACGGTGTCGGCCATCTACGGTCTGGGCGACCCGGAGGATTATCTTTCGCTGCGCTTGATCCTGGCGCGTGGCGAGCGCATCGACCAGCGTGCACTGATCCGCCAACTGACCGAACTGCAGTACACCCGCAACGAAATGGAACTGCGCCGCGGCAGCTACCGCGTGCGCGGCGAAATCATCGACGTGTTCCCGGCCGAATCGGAAGCCGAAGCATTGCGCATCGAGTTGTTCGATGGTGAAGTGGAAAATCTCGCGTTGTTCGATCCGCTGACCGGTGAAACCATCCGCAAGGTGCCGCGCTACACCGTCTATCCGAGGACCCATTACGCCAGCACACGCGAAAGTGTTCTCAATGCGATCGATACGATCAAGGAAGAACTGAAAGATCGCCTGGAATATCTCTACAAGGAAAACCGTCTGGTCGAGGCGCAGCGCTTGGATCAGCGCACCCGCTTCGACGTGGAAATGATGGCCGAAGTCGGCTATTGCCAGGGCATCGAAAATTACTCGCGTCACCTCACGCGCCGCGCGCCGGGCGAGCCGCCGCCGACCCTGTTCGATTACCTGCCGGCCGATGCGCTGCTGGTGATAGACGAATCCCACGTCACCATGCCGCAGCTCGGCGCCATGTACAAAGGCGATCGCTCACGCAAGGAAACCTTGGTCGAATTCGGTTTCCGCCTGCCGTCTGCGATGGATAACCGGCCACTGCGTTTCGAGGAATTCGAGCGACGCATACCACGCACCATTTTCGTCTCTGCCACGCCGAGCAAGTACGAGATGGAAAAATCCGGTGATGCCGTGATCGAGCTGGTGGTGCGTCCCACCGGACTGATCGATCCGGAAGTGGAAGTGCGTCCGGTGCGCACCCAGGTCGACGATCTGCTCGGCGAAGCGAAAAAACGCGTTGCGATGGGCGACCGCGTGTTGGTTACCACGCTCACCAAGCGCATGGCGGAAAACCTCACCGAATACCTCAGCGAGCACGATGTGAAAGTGCGCTACCTGCACTCGGACATCGAAACCGTCGAACGCGTGGAAATCATCCGCGATCTGCGCCTGGGCGAATTCGACGTGCTGGTTGGCATCAACCTGTTGCGCGAGGGTTTGGACATGCCTGAAGTCTCGCTGGTTGCCATCCTTGACGCCGACAAGGAAGGCTTCCTGCGTTCCACCGGCTCGCTCATTCAAACCATCGGTCGTGCCGCTCGTCATGTGCGTGGCAAAGCGATTCTCTACGCGGATGAAATGACCCGCTCGATGAAGGCGGCGATGGAGGAAACCCAGCGTCGCCGCGAGAAGCAACAAGCCTGGAATGAAACCCACGGCATCACCCCGAAATCGGTGGTGCGGCGGATCGCCGACATCATGGAAGGTGCCCGCAGCGAAGTCACTGGCCGTGGCCGGGGCAAATCCACTCGCGGCCGTGCGGCCCTGGCCGTGGCCGAGGAAGCCGCCGATTACGCCAGACTCAGTGCCGATCAGGCTTCGGCCATGATCAAGCGGCTGGAGGCCGATATGCGCAAGCATGCAGAAAATCTGGAATTCGAGGAGGCTGCGCGTCTGCGCGATCAGATCCATCAGTTGCGGGAACGGGCGGCGCGGTGA
- a CDS encoding GspH/FimT family pseudopilin: MARMTLKKGFGLIEQIVALVVLAVLTAIAIPAFHDLVGRHELHVAQTDYIAALQHAHDLAVNDQMRIVFCPSSNALTCNNDSVWISGWLIGRDPQNNGQPDGVPLYAGGRYSSRLNIVGSDSKKSIRFQPDGTVGSSNQTLTICLRNDASQALSVVIARRGRVRGEVATAANAEKCVGVD; encoded by the coding sequence ATGGCCCGTATGACGTTAAAGAAGGGCTTTGGACTGATCGAACAGATCGTGGCACTGGTCGTGCTTGCAGTGCTCACGGCCATCGCCATTCCGGCCTTTCACGACCTCGTTGGCCGGCATGAACTGCACGTAGCGCAAACCGACTACATCGCCGCGCTTCAGCACGCGCACGATCTGGCCGTGAATGATCAGATGCGCATTGTTTTTTGCCCGAGCAGCAATGCGCTTACCTGCAATAACGACAGCGTATGGATCAGCGGCTGGTTGATCGGTCGCGATCCGCAGAACAACGGGCAACCCGATGGGGTGCCGCTATACGCAGGCGGCAGATATTCCAGCAGACTCAACATAGTAGGGAGCGACAGCAAGAAGAGTATCCGCTTCCAACCGGATGGTACCGTGGGCAGCAGCAATCAGACGCTGACAATCTGTCTGCGCAACGATGCATCGCAGGCGCTGAGTGTAGTGATCGCACGGCGTGGACGTGTGCGCGGCGAAGTGGCGACAGCGGCTAATGCGGAAAAATGTGTCGGCGTTGATTAA
- a CDS encoding fucose-binding lectin II, protein MPQQYEFSIPPNTQFGVTAHACSSGNQLATIYVDGSQKAQFTGSGIYKLIGDQTLNSGSGKIKVTVTANGKPCDMQMARSMIASDTNFITVGAEDGTDNDYNDTLVDFKWPIG, encoded by the coding sequence ATGCCTCAGCAATATGAATTCAGCATTCCGCCGAATACCCAGTTTGGTGTGACTGCGCATGCCTGTTCGTCAGGCAATCAATTGGCGACCATCTATGTGGACGGCAGTCAAAAGGCCCAATTCACCGGGTCAGGCATTTACAAGTTGATAGGCGATCAGACCCTGAACTCCGGGAGCGGAAAAATCAAGGTTACGGTCACTGCCAATGGAAAGCCATGTGATATGCAGATGGCGCGATCAATGATCGCGAGTGACACAAATTTCATCACGGTTGGCGCTGAAGATGGAACCGATAACGATTACAACGATACGCTCGTAGATTTCAAATGGCCAATTGGTTGA
- a CDS encoding FUSC family protein encodes MSTQPYSLRASVLQSLTATKRPDVPLWVVIRNTTAVVLPLAIGMLTEHPEAGLAVAAGALNTMFSDQPGPYRQRLWQLFLASLAAGLASLCGFLIGGDLIPITLATAAFGFFGGLLVMFGTDIARVGMTSMILLVVTAASPSSFHEALTGAALIFTGGLLLALFSVAAWPLQRYRPERYALATVYRGLATFAKEPSQDDGDVPALTDAMTTLQQTLLGRHHARGRAMEAFAVLLELAERIRLELIAMTDMHGATHIIAMFRADAARVLVAIAEALEAGESPEQAARALQTLQTSERALLDHHTRNDSVATHIHALSGQLAAAVRNANWAGSRGEIRAAAAETRLPSALRGNSALGALRANLTTHSMAFRHAMRCAVCLSMALLVSRIWQLPHGYWLPMTTAIVLRPDFAATFNFGLLRVLGTILGLVITTTLLRVTPHDVWTHLALMAVLCMAFRYLATAHYGIAVAALTGTVVIFLSFEGVNSDTAMLDRVLNTALGSGMALLAYVIWPTWERRRARAALSVMLEAYAGYLHALAQPERRDSHRETRTGARTARTNAQASLDRMAAEPGTPLSLLELANALFLNGNRLARTAMTLEALLHDCDNLPEQAEVTHFVDRSAAQLRALAVALRDNQLPPPAPELRQLQRSLSTLLTMADDKPRAEQLVRISDRLADNINTLAYVVGRGPQEAAAARGSKHVHPCPPQG; translated from the coding sequence ATGTCCACCCAACCCTATTCGCTACGCGCCAGCGTGCTGCAAAGCCTCACCGCAACCAAGCGTCCGGATGTGCCGCTGTGGGTGGTGATACGCAATACCACAGCCGTGGTGTTGCCCCTGGCGATCGGCATGCTCACCGAGCATCCCGAAGCCGGGCTGGCGGTTGCCGCCGGCGCACTGAACACCATGTTCTCCGACCAGCCCGGCCCTTATCGCCAGCGGCTATGGCAGCTTTTCCTCGCATCACTGGCAGCAGGGCTTGCCTCGTTGTGCGGATTCTTGATCGGTGGAGATCTGATTCCGATCACCCTAGCTACGGCGGCCTTCGGTTTCTTCGGCGGTTTGCTGGTGATGTTTGGTACCGACATCGCGCGCGTGGGTATGACCAGCATGATCTTGCTGGTCGTGACTGCGGCATCCCCATCCTCGTTTCATGAAGCGCTGACCGGCGCGGCGCTGATCTTCACGGGTGGTTTGTTGCTGGCCTTGTTCTCGGTTGCCGCATGGCCATTGCAACGTTATCGCCCGGAACGTTACGCATTGGCCACCGTTTATCGCGGCCTGGCTACTTTCGCCAAAGAACCTTCGCAGGATGATGGCGACGTACCAGCATTGACCGACGCCATGACTACGCTGCAACAGACCTTGCTCGGCCGGCATCACGCACGCGGCCGTGCGATGGAAGCCTTTGCCGTGTTGCTGGAACTGGCCGAACGCATCCGGCTTGAACTCATTGCGATGACCGACATGCATGGCGCTACCCACATCATCGCGATGTTCCGCGCCGATGCCGCACGCGTGCTGGTCGCGATTGCCGAAGCACTGGAAGCCGGCGAGTCACCTGAACAAGCAGCGCGCGCCTTGCAGACACTGCAAACCAGCGAGCGCGCCCTGCTCGACCATCACACGCGCAACGACAGTGTCGCCACGCATATCCATGCCCTGTCCGGACAGTTGGCCGCGGCGGTGCGCAATGCGAACTGGGCCGGTTCGCGCGGTGAAATACGCGCCGCCGCGGCAGAAACACGTTTGCCCAGTGCACTGCGCGGCAACTCGGCACTCGGCGCCTTGCGCGCCAACCTCACCACGCATTCGATGGCTTTCCGCCACGCGATGCGCTGCGCGGTATGTCTGAGCATGGCGCTGCTTGTTTCACGCATCTGGCAACTGCCGCACGGCTATTGGTTGCCCATGACCACCGCCATCGTGCTGCGCCCGGATTTTGCCGCCACCTTCAACTTCGGCTTGCTACGCGTACTGGGCACCATCCTCGGCCTGGTGATAACGACGACACTGCTGCGCGTCACGCCGCATGATGTCTGGACGCATCTGGCCTTGATGGCTGTGTTGTGCATGGCATTTCGCTATCTCGCCACTGCACACTACGGTATCGCCGTGGCGGCACTGACTGGCACGGTCGTGATTTTCCTTTCCTTCGAGGGTGTGAACTCCGACACCGCCATGCTGGACCGTGTGCTCAACACGGCACTTGGCAGCGGCATGGCTCTGCTTGCCTACGTGATATGGCCTACGTGGGAACGCCGGCGCGCACGCGCCGCACTGTCCGTCATGCTGGAAGCCTACGCCGGATACCTGCATGCACTGGCCCAACCGGAACGTCGCGACAGCCATCGCGAAACTCGCACCGGCGCGCGCACCGCACGCACCAACGCCCAGGCATCACTCGATCGCATGGCGGCTGAACCGGGCACGCCGCTGTCATTACTGGAGCTGGCCAACGCGCTGTTCCTCAACGGCAACCGGTTGGCGCGTACCGCAATGACCCTTGAAGCCTTGCTGCACGATTGCGACAACCTGCCCGAACAGGCGGAAGTCACCCACTTCGTCGATCGATCCGCTGCGCAGCTGCGCGCCCTGGCCGTTGCTCTGCGTGACAACCAGTTGCCGCCACCCGCACCGGAGCTGCGCCAGCTTCAGCGCAGCCTTTCCACGTTGCTGACGATGGCCGATGACAAGCCGCGTGCGGAGCAACTAGTGCGCATCAGTGATCGACTGGCCGACAACATCAACACGCTTGCCTATGTGGTGGGACGCGGGCCGCAGGAAGCGGCTGCGGCGCGGGGTAGCAAGCACGTGCATCCGTGCCCCCCTCAGGGGTGA